In Anaerostipes hadrus ATCC 29173 = JCM 17467, a single genomic region encodes these proteins:
- a CDS encoding aminotransferase class III-fold pyridoxal phosphate-dependent enzyme, whose translation MSKLNREQTITYDKKYNQHPWLKGNTEPIPIEKAEGIFFYDFNGKKYYDMSSQLSCVNIGYGNEDVIQAVNDQVKTLPYIAPAYASAPRSELAKMLVELAPDNIAKVFFTCGGSDANEAAINMARTYTGRSKIFSRYRSYHGSTLGSGNLSGDPRRFALEHPAATGFVKFQDPYVYRSDIPFKNDHEASAYYINKIKEQIAYEGAENIAAIFVESITGANGVIIPPDGYLQGIRKICDENGILMICDEVMAGFGRTGKMFAFEHWNVKPDIITFAKGVTSGYVQLGGIMISKEIAKFYEDKVFQYGLTYSGHSLACAAGVACVNYYKKAGLLENTQKVGKVLGELLEEIKQKHKCVGDVRYIGLFAAVEFVKDKETKEPLVPYADQSGTMGKIIGLLKERGFATFGRENNINIAPPLIITEEQLREAMKIFDEVLDIVDETYL comes from the coding sequence ATGTCAAAGTTAAACAGGGAACAAACAATAACATATGATAAAAAATATAATCAGCATCCATGGTTGAAAGGAAATACAGAACCCATTCCAATTGAAAAGGCGGAAGGAATCTTCTTTTATGATTTTAATGGAAAGAAATATTACGATATGTCGAGTCAGTTGTCCTGCGTTAATATCGGATATGGAAATGAAGATGTCATACAGGCAGTCAATGATCAGGTAAAAACATTGCCATATATTGCACCAGCATATGCCAGTGCACCAAGATCAGAATTAGCAAAAATGTTAGTCGAACTTGCACCAGATAATATTGCCAAAGTATTTTTTACTTGTGGAGGTTCTGATGCAAATGAAGCAGCAATCAATATGGCAAGAACTTATACAGGAAGGAGTAAAATCTTTTCCAGATACAGAAGTTACCACGGATCAACATTAGGATCGGGGAATCTGTCTGGAGATCCAAGAAGATTTGCGTTAGAGCATCCAGCAGCGACAGGATTTGTAAAGTTTCAAGATCCATATGTATATCGAAGCGATATTCCATTCAAAAATGATCATGAAGCTTCCGCTTATTATATCAATAAGATCAAAGAACAGATTGCATATGAAGGTGCAGAAAACATCGCAGCGATTTTTGTAGAATCCATTACAGGGGCGAATGGTGTGATCATACCGCCAGATGGTTATCTTCAAGGAATCCGAAAGATCTGTGATGAAAATGGTATTTTAATGATCTGTGATGAAGTTATGGCAGGGTTTGGAAGAACTGGAAAGATGTTTGCGTTTGAACATTGGAATGTAAAACCAGATATCATTACATTTGCAAAAGGTGTGACAAGTGGTTATGTACAGCTTGGCGGGATCATGATCTCAAAAGAGATTGCAAAATTTTATGAAGACAAGGTATTTCAGTATGGGTTAACTTACAGTGGTCATTCCCTTGCATGTGCAGCAGGAGTTGCTTGTGTAAATTATTATAAGAAAGCGGGACTATTAGAAAATACACAGAAAGTTGGGAAAGTACTTGGAGAGCTGTTAGAAGAAATCAAACAAAAACACAAATGTGTAGGAGATGTCCGTTATATTGGCTTATTTGCAGCCGTAGAATTTGTTAAAGATAAAGAAACTAAAGAACCATTGGTTCCATATGCAGACCAGTCAGGAACGATGGGAAAGATTATCGGCTTATTGAAAGAACGAGGTTTTGCAACTTTTGGAAGAGAAAACAATATCAACATTGCACCACCACTGATCATTACAGAAGAACAGTTAAGGGAAGCAATGAAGATCTTTGATGAGGTGCTTGATATTGTAGATGAGACATATTTATAA
- a CDS encoding mannitol-1-phosphate 5-dehydrogenase, which translates to MKKAIQFGAGNIGRGFIGGLLSKAGYHVVFADVNQKIIDKINEDKKYTIFVKDVESSEIVITDISGVNSTKPELIDEVKEAEIITTAVGVRILPIIAPSIAEGIKARKENGSEEYLNIIACENAVKASSQLKEAVYGNLNDEEKAYADKYVGFPDCSVDRIVPPVRLDNPIDVVVENYYEWNVEEASFKGAVPQIEGMNLADNLMAYIERKLFTLNTGHCITAYLGNYKGFKTIDESIADEEIFKTVKKAMQQSGMALVNKYGFDKDAHFKYIDKILNRFKNPYLVDDTARVGREPLRKLSATDRLTKPTMTALEYGLPVDALLAGMAAALKYDNAEDPQSVELQDKIKANGVKAALKEVSGITDEKILDDVVAIYEAM; encoded by the coding sequence ATGAAGAAAGCAATTCAGTTTGGAGCAGGAAATATTGGACGTGGATTTATCGGTGGACTGTTAAGCAAAGCAGGATATCATGTAGTATTCGCAGACGTAAATCAGAAAATCATTGATAAGATCAACGAAGATAAGAAATATACAATTTTTGTAAAAGACGTAGAAAGCAGCGAGATCGTGATCACAGATATCAGCGGAGTAAATTCAACAAAACCTGAACTGATCGATGAAGTAAAAGAGGCTGAGATTATCACAACAGCCGTTGGAGTAAGAATTCTTCCGATCATCGCTCCATCTATCGCAGAAGGAATCAAAGCAAGAAAAGAAAATGGTTCTGAAGAATACTTAAACATCATTGCTTGCGAAAATGCAGTCAAAGCAAGTTCTCAGTTAAAAGAAGCTGTTTATGGAAACTTAAATGACGAAGAAAAAGCATATGCAGACAAATATGTAGGATTCCCAGACTGCTCTGTAGACAGAATCGTGCCTCCAGTACGTTTAGATAATCCAATCGACGTCGTTGTAGAAAACTACTATGAATGGAATGTCGAAGAAGCATCCTTTAAGGGAGCTGTTCCACAGATCGAAGGAATGAATCTTGCAGATAACTTAATGGCATATATTGAAAGAAAATTATTTACATTAAACACAGGACACTGCATCACAGCATATCTTGGAAACTACAAAGGATTCAAAACGATCGATGAAAGTATTGCTGATGAAGAAATCTTTAAAACTGTTAAAAAAGCAATGCAGCAGAGTGGTATGGCATTAGTCAACAAATATGGATTTGACAAAGATGCTCACTTTAAATACATCGACAAGATCTTAAATCGTTTCAAAAACCCATACCTTGTAGATGATACAGCTCGTGTAGGTAGAGAACCATTAAGAAAATTAAGTGCAACAGATCGTTTAACAAAACCAACGATGACAGCATTAGAATATGGTCTTCCAGTGGATGCATTATTAGCAGGAATGGCAGCAGCATTAAAATATGATAATGCTGAAGATCCACAGAGCGTAGAATTACAGGATAAGATCAAAGCAAACGGAGTAAAAGCAGCATTAAAAGAAGTATCTGGAATCACAGATGAAAAGATTTTAGATGATGTCGTAGCAATCTACGAAGCAATGTAG
- a CDS encoding aliphatic sulfonate ABC transporter substrate-binding protein, which produces MKERKLSIREIIVLLIAVILLISATACRASKADQTKENKKVKEIKIGTMDLVNPDLVARKEKYYEKQLGVKVKIVKFDSGKDVNTALAAGSIDVSELGSNPTALGIGNGLNYDVIYIGDIIGSAESLVVKNNANVNSVSQLKGKKIAVPFASTSHYSLLNALKQAGLKESDVKLLDLEPNDIHAAWKRGDIDAAYVWYPVLNNLVKDGKILTGSDKLAKQGIITADLVVARRDFAKSNKNLVVRYIKALNQANDLDQKNKEQSIKDISEILNISESDAKFQRNGFEWIDGKKQLSKEYLGENIANVLKNTADFLKEQGSIKKSPTLKEYKDHVQTKYLKEALEK; this is translated from the coding sequence ATGAAAGAGAGAAAATTAAGTATTAGAGAAATTATCGTATTATTGATCGCAGTGATCCTGCTGATCAGTGCAACTGCATGCAGAGCATCAAAAGCAGATCAAACAAAAGAAAATAAAAAAGTAAAAGAGATTAAAATTGGAACCATGGATCTTGTAAATCCAGACTTGGTTGCTAGAAAAGAAAAATATTATGAAAAACAGTTAGGGGTCAAAGTAAAGATCGTGAAATTTGATTCTGGAAAAGATGTCAATACAGCATTGGCAGCAGGAAGTATCGACGTATCAGAACTTGGAAGCAATCCAACAGCATTAGGAATTGGAAATGGACTTAACTATGACGTGATCTATATTGGAGACATCATCGGTTCTGCAGAATCACTCGTTGTAAAAAACAATGCCAATGTAAATTCTGTAAGCCAGCTAAAAGGTAAAAAGATCGCGGTGCCATTTGCATCCACTTCACACTATAGTTTATTAAATGCCTTAAAACAGGCAGGACTCAAAGAAAGTGATGTAAAATTATTAGATCTTGAACCAAATGATATTCATGCGGCATGGAAACGAGGAGATATTGATGCAGCTTATGTATGGTATCCAGTGCTTAATAATCTAGTAAAAGACGGAAAAATCTTAACAGGAAGTGACAAACTTGCAAAACAAGGAATTATTACAGCAGATTTAGTTGTTGCAAGGCGTGATTTTGCAAAATCAAACAAGAATCTGGTAGTACGCTATATTAAGGCACTGAATCAGGCAAATGATTTGGATCAGAAAAATAAAGAACAGTCAATCAAGGATATTTCAGAGATTCTTAATATCAGTGAAAGTGATGCCAAATTCCAGAGAAATGGTTTTGAATGGATTGATGGAAAGAAACAGTTAAGTAAAGAATATTTAGGTGAAAATATAGCAAATGTATTGAAAAATACAGCAGATTTCTTAAAAGAACAGGGAAGTATTAAGAAAAGCCCGACTTTAAAGGAATATAAAGACCATGTACAAACGAAATATCTGAAAGAAGCATTAGAAAAATAG
- a CDS encoding ABC transporter permease, whose product MEHTKNSTKTEHLISLSVVLVILFLWFYTTSMGLVSETLVPSPISVWDSFLDILKNGYKGSTLIQHLAASMGRLIKAYVLAMITAIPLGLLSGYNSKIRALLEPVIEFYRPLPPLAYYTLLVLWMGIGDGSKIMLLFLAGFAPIYIACAAGVNKVKKDYVLGAQTLGANARQIFIYVIFPAVLPDIFTGLRTSLGVEYTTLVAAEMVAAVSGIGWMVLDASNYLRSDIMFFGIILMGITGIVLDQILKLVEHYMVHWKGKN is encoded by the coding sequence ATGGAACATACAAAAAATAGCACAAAAACAGAACATCTGATCAGCTTATCCGTTGTACTTGTCATTTTGTTCCTATGGTTTTATACCACATCTATGGGACTTGTTTCAGAAACACTGGTGCCATCCCCAATCAGTGTGTGGGACAGTTTTCTTGATATATTAAAAAACGGATATAAAGGTTCAACCTTGATACAGCATTTGGCAGCCAGTATGGGGAGATTAATTAAGGCATATGTTCTGGCAATGATCACAGCAATTCCACTGGGACTTTTAAGTGGATACAATTCAAAGATCCGGGCATTATTAGAGCCAGTCATTGAATTTTACCGTCCACTCCCACCACTGGCATATTACACATTATTAGTACTGTGGATGGGAATTGGAGACGGGTCAAAGATCATGCTGTTATTCTTGGCAGGATTTGCACCAATTTATATTGCGTGTGCAGCTGGAGTTAACAAAGTAAAAAAAGATTATGTATTAGGAGCACAGACATTAGGAGCCAATGCACGACAGATTTTTATTTACGTGATCTTTCCAGCAGTACTTCCGGATATTTTTACAGGACTTCGAACATCACTTGGTGTTGAATATACGACATTGGTAGCAGCAGAAATGGTCGCGGCTGTCAGCGGAATTGGATGGATGGTGTTAGATGCCAGTAATTATCTAAGAAGCGATATTATGTTTTTTGGAATTATCTTAATGGGAATTACAGGAATCGTGTTAGACCAGATTTTGAAATTAGTGGAACATTATATGGTTCATTGGAAAGGAAAGAATTAG
- a CDS encoding ABC transporter ATP-binding protein — translation MSETKNTWKDKLYETDNPLIEVEELDLDYQTAKGCVNALSHINFSIHRGEFITVLGPSGCGKSTLLKILAGFIKPTKGSAKLEGKQIKGTDWSRGVVFQNPPLYEWFSVRQNIAFGPKMRKIAKEEYEPKVEEYLQKVGLTEFGEKKIYELSGGMKQRVSIARALINKPEILLMDEPFGALDAFTRENMQELIRKIWWQSGKTIFFITHDVEEALLLGSRVLVLSRHPGEIVDDIQVNFSRKIVEEGISDIQFSEKFYHTRERLLKLIHAQYDR, via the coding sequence ATGAGTGAGACAAAGAATACATGGAAAGACAAACTATATGAGACAGACAATCCACTGATCGAGGTAGAAGAGCTTGATTTGGATTATCAGACAGCAAAGGGATGTGTAAATGCTTTGTCTCATATCAATTTTAGCATTCATCGAGGAGAGTTTATTACTGTATTAGGTCCAAGTGGTTGTGGAAAATCTACCTTATTAAAAATTCTTGCAGGATTTATCAAACCAACAAAAGGAAGTGCAAAATTAGAAGGAAAGCAGATTAAAGGAACAGATTGGAGTAGGGGAGTAGTATTTCAGAATCCGCCGTTATATGAATGGTTTTCAGTCAGACAAAATATCGCTTTCGGTCCGAAGATGAGAAAAATAGCAAAAGAAGAATATGAACCAAAAGTAGAAGAATATTTGCAAAAGGTTGGACTGACAGAGTTTGGTGAAAAAAAGATTTATGAATTATCAGGAGGAATGAAACAGAGAGTTTCGATTGCAAGAGCTTTGATCAACAAACCAGAAATTCTGTTAATGGATGAACCATTCGGTGCATTGGATGCATTTACAAGAGAAAATATGCAGGAATTGATCCGCAAGATCTGGTGGCAGAGTGGAAAAACGATCTTTTTTATTACACATGATGTAGAAGAAGCATTGCTGTTAGGAAGCAGGGTTTTAGTGTTAAGTCGACATCCAGGAGAAATTGTCGATGATATTCAGGTGAATTTCTCAAGAAAGATCGTAGAAGAAGGAATCAGTGATATTCAGTTCAGTGAAAAATTTTATCATACAAGAGAACGTTTATTAAAACTGATCCATGCCCAGTATGACAGATAG
- a CDS encoding glycyl-radical enzyme activating protein produces MVDPLVFNIQNYSLNDGPGIRTIVFLKGCPMRCRWCCNPESQEYNIEMSYRRKNCIGEKECGFCKQSCHQKAIFFDEEGKAKIERSLCTDCLSCTKVCPAMAMKQQGKPMEISEIIDHVLRQELFYHHGEGGLTVSGGEPLSHGDWLIRLLKEAKKHRLHTAIETCGYASYEVLKEAINYLDVIFFDIKSMNDEKHKRYTGKSNQIILDNFKQLVQDAKTTKITARTPVIPGFNDTVEELEEIQRFVAKGKNVSYEMLPYHRFGKGKYEMLGRTYPMGDVLLSEEIKTYIQKQNEKWRKKECQS; encoded by the coding sequence ATGGTCGATCCATTGGTATTTAATATTCAGAATTATTCCCTGAATGATGGCCCTGGGATCCGAACGATCGTCTTTTTAAAGGGATGCCCGATGCGATGTCGTTGGTGCTGTAATCCCGAATCACAGGAATATAACATCGAGATGTCTTATAGAAGAAAGAATTGCATCGGAGAAAAAGAATGTGGATTTTGCAAACAATCCTGTCATCAAAAAGCAATCTTTTTTGATGAGGAAGGGAAAGCAAAGATTGAGAGAAGTTTATGTACAGATTGCCTTTCCTGTACCAAAGTATGCCCGGCAATGGCAATGAAACAGCAGGGAAAACCAATGGAAATTTCAGAGATCATAGATCATGTACTAAGACAGGAGTTGTTTTATCATCATGGAGAAGGAGGACTTACCGTCAGCGGTGGGGAACCTCTTTCTCATGGAGACTGGCTGATCAGACTGTTAAAAGAAGCGAAAAAACACCGGCTTCATACAGCAATTGAGACTTGTGGATATGCTTCCTATGAAGTATTAAAAGAGGCCATAAATTATCTGGATGTCATCTTTTTTGATATCAAATCCATGAATGATGAAAAACATAAACGCTACACAGGGAAGAGCAATCAAATAATCTTGGACAACTTTAAACAGCTTGTACAAGATGCGAAAACCACAAAGATTACAGCGAGAACACCAGTGATTCCAGGATTTAATGATACAGTTGAGGAATTAGAAGAAATTCAGCGTTTTGTAGCAAAAGGAAAAAATGTTTCTTATGAAATGCTCCCATATCACCGATTCGGAAAAGGAAAGTATGAAATGCTTGGAAGAACTTATCCGATGGGAGATGTTTTATTATCAGAAGAAATCAAAACATATATCCAGAAACAAAATGAAAAATGGAGGAAGAAAGAATGTCAAAGTTAA
- a CDS encoding IS1182-like element ISClsp3 family transposase: protein MMTKNADKKREQMMMFSMDSMVPQDHMLRLIDKAINWNFIYDLVEDKYCQNNGRPSMDPVMLIKIPFIQYLYGIKSMRQTIREIEVNVAYRWFLGLDMLDPVPHFSTFGKNYSRRFKDTDLFEQIFSKILEECMKYKLINTDEIFVDATHVKACANSKKMRKRVAHEQALWYEDELQKEINEDRQAHGKKTLKDKNKKNPPTPPTFGNDQHNELEQIPDDIKTKKSSITDPESGWFRKGEHKHVFAYAVETACDEHGWVLGYSVHPGNEHDSRTFQTIYEKVKSFEPEMIVADAGYKTPAIARQLLKDRIEPLFPYKRPMTKEGFFKKYEYVYDEYYDCYICPENQILRYSTTNRDGYREYKSCGYQCEKCPQISKCTESKNHVKVITRHVWEKYIEKAEDIRHVRGNKAIYQKRKETIERIFGTAKEHHGFRYTQYIGKARMEMKAGLTFACMNLKKLARFLGKNGLLNGQKRRFLRNFWIQFNFKGKNGAGMIPAPSLSTV from the coding sequence ATGATGACGAAAAATGCAGACAAGAAACGAGAACAGATGATGATGTTCTCAATGGATTCCATGGTTCCGCAGGATCATATGCTAAGATTGATTGATAAAGCAATCAACTGGAACTTTATTTACGATCTTGTAGAAGATAAATATTGTCAAAACAATGGTCGTCCAAGTATGGATCCTGTTATGCTCATTAAAATTCCATTTATTCAATATCTTTATGGAATCAAAAGTATGCGTCAGACGATCCGAGAGATTGAAGTAAATGTTGCCTACCGTTGGTTTCTTGGTCTGGATATGCTGGATCCTGTACCGCATTTTTCAACGTTTGGAAAGAACTATTCCCGCCGATTTAAAGACACGGATCTTTTTGAACAGATATTTTCAAAGATTCTGGAAGAATGTATGAAGTATAAGTTGATCAATACGGACGAGATCTTTGTTGATGCAACTCATGTAAAAGCATGTGCCAACAGTAAAAAAATGCGAAAAAGAGTTGCTCATGAACAGGCACTCTGGTATGAAGATGAATTACAAAAAGAGATCAATGAAGACCGACAGGCACATGGGAAAAAAACTCTAAAAGATAAAAATAAGAAGAATCCGCCAACACCTCCCACATTTGGAAATGATCAACATAATGAGCTTGAACAGATACCAGACGATATAAAAACCAAAAAGAGCAGTATTACAGATCCAGAAAGCGGATGGTTTCGCAAAGGAGAACATAAACATGTTTTTGCATATGCAGTAGAAACGGCATGTGATGAACACGGATGGGTCCTTGGATATAGTGTTCATCCTGGAAATGAACATGACAGCCGAACATTTCAAACAATCTATGAAAAGGTGAAAAGTTTTGAACCAGAAATGATCGTGGCAGATGCAGGATACAAGACACCAGCGATTGCCAGACAACTTCTGAAAGATAGGATTGAACCATTGTTTCCATATAAACGTCCTATGACAAAAGAGGGATTTTTTAAGAAATATGAATATGTTTATGATGAATACTATGATTGTTACATCTGTCCAGAAAATCAGATTCTAAGATACAGTACAACAAACAGGGATGGATACAGAGAATATAAAAGCTGTGGATATCAATGTGAAAAATGTCCACAGATATCCAAATGTACAGAAAGCAAGAATCATGTAAAAGTGATAACACGTCATGTTTGGGAAAAATATATAGAAAAAGCAGAAGATATCCGACATGTAAGAGGGAATAAAGCAATCTATCAGAAACGAAAGGAAACGATAGAAAGAATCTTTGGAACAGCAAAAGAACACCATGGATTTCGATATACACAATACATAGGAAAAGCACGGATGGAAATGAAAGCCGGGCTTACTTTTGCATGTATGAATCTAAAAAAACTGGCAAGATTTCTTGGTAAGAACGGATTGCTAAATGGACAAAAGCGAAGATTTCTAAGAAATTTTTGGATACAATTTAACTTTAAAGGAAAAAATGGTGCTGGGATGATCCCAGCACCTAGTTTGTCTACAGTCTGA
- the hpsG gene encoding (2S)-3-sulfopropanediol dehydratase: MSQSRSPQEIRIQNEINHKKIANVHENRATEILKKVRESKPQIDIERGLYFTKSFQKTEGQPLILRWAKALKYYAENASIYIDENQLIVGRSGKPGRYGILYPELDGDTLDEAIKTLPSRDVSPFDITPEDAKIITEQITPYWKGKTFHEDLAKALPRETKKLTYNGDKELTSRYIVNETASFRSSLQWVHDYEIVLEKGFEGIKEEALERLQQLDSDSPVDQTEKRPFLEAQIITSDAIILWAERHAKLAKELSAKQRDADRKKELKIIAEICERVPRYPARTFYEALQSQWFTQMFSRIEQKTGTIISNGRMDQYLYPFYQKDIKEGRITDEQVQELFECMWVAMSEFVDLYLSEAGGSFNEGYAHWEAVTIGGTTKKGYDATNELTYILLKSKREFPLNYPDLAARIHMGSPKRYLYEVAETIKDGTGFPKLINDDEVVPILLSKGASLKEAYDYSVSGCAECRMPNRDTYTSPNAYINFAAALEMVLYNGKMKKYGDEIVGLETGNFEDFESFDEVLEAYLKQQKNLIRHAFIQQHEIIRLRGEHFATPLGSSLHKLCRESYKDLHQPSIPGGIDLGYFEFIGYATVVDSLSAIKKLIFEEKRLTKKELLEAVNNDFKGYEAIRQLLLHAPSYGNDDSYTDEIGQLLDLEAQKFTHKYGKELGVHMDLRLVPFTSHVPFGKVIGATPNGRFSYTPLSDGSSASQGADLNGPTAVLLSNYKTKNFDYEDHAARLLNIKLSPSCVEGENGTEKLVQFIKAWHDLRLWHLQFNVLNTETLRQAQKQPQLYKNLLVRIAGYSAYFTELSKDLQDDIIARTEHEEVS; the protein is encoded by the coding sequence ATGAGCCAGAGCAGATCACCACAGGAAATCAGAATTCAAAATGAGATCAATCATAAGAAAATAGCGAATGTGCATGAAAACAGAGCTACAGAAATTTTAAAGAAAGTAAGAGAAAGTAAACCTCAGATTGATATAGAAAGAGGGTTATATTTTACAAAATCTTTTCAGAAAACGGAAGGACAGCCATTGATCTTACGATGGGCAAAGGCATTAAAATATTATGCCGAAAATGCAAGCATCTATATTGATGAAAATCAATTAATCGTAGGAAGAAGTGGAAAACCAGGAAGATATGGGATTCTTTATCCAGAACTCGATGGAGATACCTTAGATGAAGCAATCAAAACATTACCAAGCAGAGATGTATCACCATTTGATATTACTCCGGAAGATGCGAAGATCATTACAGAGCAGATCACACCTTACTGGAAAGGGAAGACGTTTCATGAGGATCTTGCAAAAGCACTTCCGAGGGAAACAAAAAAACTTACTTATAATGGAGATAAAGAGTTGACTTCAAGATATATTGTCAATGAAACAGCATCTTTTCGATCATCACTGCAATGGGTACATGATTACGAAATTGTTCTCGAGAAAGGATTTGAGGGAATTAAAGAAGAAGCCTTAGAAAGATTACAGCAATTAGATTCAGATAGTCCGGTGGATCAGACAGAGAAACGACCATTCCTAGAAGCACAGATCATAACAAGTGATGCGATTATCTTATGGGCAGAACGACATGCAAAACTTGCAAAAGAATTATCAGCAAAACAAAGGGATGCGGATAGGAAAAAAGAGCTTAAGATCATAGCAGAAATCTGCGAAAGAGTTCCAAGATATCCGGCAAGAACTTTTTATGAAGCATTGCAATCCCAATGGTTTACACAGATGTTTTCAAGAATTGAGCAAAAGACAGGAACGATCATATCCAATGGCCGAATGGATCAATATCTGTATCCATTTTACCAAAAAGACATCAAAGAAGGAAGGATCACGGATGAACAAGTACAGGAATTATTTGAATGCATGTGGGTAGCAATGTCCGAATTTGTTGATCTGTACTTATCAGAGGCAGGTGGATCTTTCAATGAAGGATATGCTCACTGGGAAGCTGTGACAATCGGCGGAACGACAAAGAAGGGATACGATGCAACGAATGAATTAACTTATATCTTATTAAAGTCCAAACGAGAATTTCCGCTAAATTATCCCGACCTTGCGGCAAGGATCCATATGGGAAGCCCGAAGAGATATCTCTATGAAGTAGCAGAAACGATCAAAGATGGAACTGGATTTCCAAAGCTTATTAATGATGACGAAGTAGTACCGATCTTATTATCCAAAGGTGCAAGTTTAAAAGAAGCTTATGATTACAGTGTTTCTGGTTGTGCAGAATGCCGTATGCCAAACAGAGATACCTACACAAGTCCAAACGCATACATTAATTTTGCAGCAGCACTTGAAATGGTGTTATACAATGGGAAAATGAAAAAATATGGAGATGAGATCGTAGGATTAGAAACAGGAAATTTTGAAGATTTTGAAAGTTTCGATGAAGTGTTGGAGGCTTACTTAAAACAACAGAAAAATTTGATCCGACATGCATTTATTCAGCAACATGAGATTATCAGACTTCGAGGAGAACATTTTGCTACACCGCTTGGATCATCACTTCATAAACTTTGCAGAGAAAGTTACAAGGATCTGCATCAGCCATCTATTCCTGGAGGGATCGATCTTGGATATTTTGAATTTATCGGATATGCAACTGTCGTAGATTCCTTATCAGCGATCAAAAAGCTGATCTTTGAGGAAAAACGTCTGACAAAGAAAGAGTTGTTAGAAGCAGTGAACAACGATTTCAAAGGATATGAAGCAATCAGACAGTTATTACTTCATGCACCATCTTATGGAAATGATGACAGCTATACCGATGAAATCGGACAGTTATTAGATTTGGAAGCACAGAAATTTACACATAAATATGGCAAAGAATTAGGGGTTCATATGGATCTGCGATTAGTACCATTTACATCCCACGTACCGTTTGGAAAAGTCATAGGTGCAACGCCAAATGGAAGATTTTCTTATACACCATTATCCGATGGCTCCAGTGCATCACAAGGGGCAGATCTTAACGGACCAACAGCAGTATTATTATCAAATTATAAAACAAAAAACTTTGATTACGAAGACCATGCAGCAAGATTATTAAACATCAAATTAAGTCCATCTTGCGTAGAAGGTGAAAATGGAACTGAAAAACTTGTTCAGTTTATCAAAGCATGGCACGATCTGAGATTATGGCACTTGCAGTTTAATGTATTAAATACAGAAACATTAAGACAGGCACAAAAACAGCCACAATTATATAAAAATCTTCTGGTAAGAATTGCAGGATACAGTGCTTATTTCACTGAATTATCAAAAGATCTGCAGGATGATATCATTGCCAGAACAGAGCATGAGGAGGTGTCATAA